In a genomic window of Chryseobacterium sp. G0162:
- a CDS encoding CoA transferase subunit A, translated as MIDKRVKNAKEAIEGIKDGMTLMLGGFGLCGIPENSINALVESNVKDLTCISNNAGVDDFGLGLLLHKRQIKKMISSYVGENAEFERQMLSGELEVELTPQGTLAEKCRAAQAGIPAFYTPAGYGTEVAEGKEVKEFKGKPHILEHAFDADFSIVKAWKGDYAGNLIFKGSARNFNHPMAGAGKITIAEVEELVEPGELDPNEIHIPGIMIQRIFQGEKFEKRIEQRTVRAKE; from the coding sequence ATGATAGATAAAAGAGTAAAAAATGCAAAGGAGGCCATCGAAGGAATTAAAGATGGAATGACACTGATGCTGGGCGGATTTGGACTTTGCGGAATTCCTGAAAATTCAATTAATGCCTTAGTGGAAAGTAATGTGAAAGATCTTACCTGCATTTCAAACAATGCCGGGGTAGATGACTTTGGGCTGGGATTATTGCTTCATAAAAGACAAATCAAGAAAATGATCTCTTCTTATGTTGGGGAAAATGCTGAATTTGAAAGACAAATGCTTTCAGGAGAGCTGGAGGTTGAACTTACTCCACAGGGAACTTTAGCAGAAAAATGCAGAGCAGCACAGGCCGGAATTCCTGCTTTCTATACTCCTGCAGGTTATGGAACTGAAGTAGCGGAAGGAAAAGAAGTAAAAGAATTCAAAGGAAAACCACATATTTTAGAACATGCTTTTGATGCAGATTTCTCTATTGTAAAAGCATGGAAAGGAGATTACGCAGGAAACCTTATTTTCAAAGGATCTGCCAGAAACTTCAACCATCCGATGGCTGGTGCTGGAAAAATTACCATTGCTGAGGTAGAAGAATTAGTAGAACCGGGAGAATTAGATCCTAATGAGATTCATATTCCGGGTATTATGATTCAGAGAATTTTTCAGGGAGAAAAATTTGAAAAGAGAATTGAACAAAGAACCGTTAGAGCTAAAGAATAA